In the Acidobacteriota bacterium genome, one interval contains:
- a CDS encoding DNA polymerase III subunit alpha, whose translation MEFAPLVNRSAFTFYSGTLTPEGWAEACARKGYAAAGLCDRDGLYGAVRFYKAAKAAGLHPVLGAEITDGTFRISDLGFGERRNHVASSGAVSSNPKSQIPNYKSSLFAFARDLEGYARLCGLVTRRNLESDRFDRAAECAAATEGGRVALLASDPALLFALKKAGAEPGSLFARLSGDPCADPGARAAARWLGLPLLAAPLAYFPDPSGYAVHRLLRAAKHRPPEAGPGEHLLAPAEARGRFGRDPAALDAAGELAASCGVALPLGEWLLPHPPLPAGETEAGRLRALSYAGLARRVRNVALPYLERLERELDVIVRMGFAGYFLVVEDIVRFARSQGIPNIGRGSGAGSLVSYALAMTHVDPVAEGLYFERFLNPERRNPPDIDLDFSWRERDHVIRHVYDTYGDGNVCMIATHNTFSARSGFREMAKALGVPGEEVSVLARAVPHTSFDRFEEALRARPEARGAPLGEHPWREVLEAARWVDGLPRHLSVHCGGVVVSPVPLTRRLSLERAAKGVAITQCDMFDVEALGLIKIDLLGNRSLGVLSDAVAAVRDHTGKEPPVFPPERTYGDLKTNHALSEGRTMGCFYVESPGMRQLLRRLRTRTFPDLTAVSSIIRPGVAESGMMEAYVRRRLGEEPPAYAAPGLEPILRETFGVMVYQEDVIRVAHEFVGLTLGEADLLRRAMSGKYRGRREMEALAGAFFEKGRARGLSEETLEELWGQIRSFAGYAFCKAHSASFAQLSYQVAFLKAHHPAEFFAALINNQGGFYGTAAYVEEARRWGLSILPPDVNASEMDFAGKGDLLRCGFFTLRGLRPSALDALFEERGEGPYRSFEDLRARLRRRVSPAEMEGLVRAGACDSFGTSRGALLANLRSAALSLPPSAFRLPPSAFGLSLAETLSGEVRALGYAVTAHPLTPMMDWAAARDYVNAKELGDRAGERIRVWGQAIVYKRIPTRKTGEAMAFVTLEDPTGLAEVSFFPKAYRRFGDLITSGRPLVVEGVVDAGRGSPTLTVEKAWAVRGVAVRRAVAEPAEAEGAA comes from the coding sequence ATGGAGTTCGCGCCGCTGGTGAACCGCTCGGCCTTCACCTTTTACTCGGGGACCCTCACACCCGAGGGGTGGGCCGAGGCGTGCGCCCGGAAGGGGTACGCGGCGGCGGGGCTGTGCGACCGGGACGGCCTCTACGGAGCAGTCCGTTTCTACAAGGCGGCGAAGGCGGCGGGGCTTCATCCCGTCCTCGGGGCGGAGATCACGGATGGGACATTTCGGATTTCGGATTTGGGATTTGGGGAGCGCAGAAACCATGTAGCCTCTTCCGGGGCCGTCTCTTCCAATCCGAAATCCCAAATCCCCAATTACAAATCTTCCCTGTTCGCCTTCGCGCGGGATCTGGAAGGGTACGCCCGCCTCTGCGGCCTCGTGACGCGCCGGAACCTCGAATCCGACCGCTTCGACCGGGCGGCCGAGTGCGCGGCGGCGACGGAAGGGGGCCGCGTGGCGCTCCTGGCGTCGGACCCGGCCCTCCTCTTCGCCCTGAAGAAGGCCGGGGCGGAACCCGGGAGCCTCTTCGCCCGCCTGTCAGGCGACCCGTGCGCCGACCCCGGCGCCCGCGCGGCGGCCCGGTGGCTGGGGCTCCCCCTCCTCGCCGCGCCCCTGGCCTATTTTCCCGATCCCTCGGGCTACGCCGTCCACCGCCTCCTTCGGGCGGCCAAGCACCGTCCCCCGGAGGCGGGGCCGGGGGAGCACCTTCTCGCCCCGGCGGAGGCGCGGGGGCGCTTCGGACGGGACCCGGCGGCCCTCGACGCCGCGGGCGAACTGGCGGCCTCCTGCGGCGTGGCCCTCCCCCTCGGCGAGTGGCTCCTCCCCCATCCCCCCCTTCCCGCCGGCGAGACCGAGGCGGGACGGCTGAGGGCCCTCTCCTACGCGGGCCTCGCCCGGCGGGTGCGGAACGTCGCCCTGCCCTACCTGGAGCGCCTCGAGCGGGAGCTGGACGTGATCGTCCGCATGGGCTTCGCGGGGTATTTCCTCGTGGTGGAGGACATCGTCCGCTTCGCCCGCTCCCAGGGCATTCCCAACATCGGCCGGGGTTCGGGGGCGGGGAGCCTGGTCTCCTACGCCCTCGCCATGACCCACGTGGATCCCGTGGCCGAGGGGCTCTACTTCGAGCGCTTCCTGAACCCCGAGCGGCGCAACCCGCCGGACATCGACCTGGACTTCTCCTGGCGCGAGCGGGACCACGTCATCCGCCACGTGTACGACACGTACGGCGATGGCAATGTCTGCATGATCGCCACCCACAACACCTTCTCGGCGCGCTCGGGCTTCCGCGAGATGGCCAAGGCCCTGGGCGTACCCGGCGAGGAGGTCTCGGTCCTCGCCCGCGCCGTCCCCCACACCTCCTTCGATCGCTTCGAGGAGGCCCTCCGCGCCCGCCCAGAGGCCCGGGGGGCGCCCTTGGGTGAACACCCCTGGCGGGAGGTGCTCGAGGCCGCGCGGTGGGTGGACGGCCTACCCCGCCACCTCTCGGTCCACTGCGGCGGCGTGGTGGTGTCACCCGTGCCCCTCACCCGCCGCCTCTCGCTGGAGCGCGCCGCCAAAGGCGTGGCCATCACCCAGTGCGACATGTTCGACGTGGAGGCCCTCGGGCTCATCAAGATCGACCTTCTGGGGAACCGCTCCCTGGGCGTCCTCTCGGACGCGGTGGCCGCCGTCCGGGACCATACGGGAAAGGAGCCGCCCGTTTTCCCGCCCGAGCGCACCTACGGCGACCTCAAGACCAACCACGCGCTCTCCGAGGGCCGGACCATGGGCTGTTTCTACGTGGAGAGCCCGGGCATGCGCCAGCTCCTGAGACGCCTGAGGACGCGCACCTTCCCGGACCTCACGGCGGTCTCCTCCATCATCCGGCCCGGGGTGGCCGAATCGGGCATGATGGAGGCTTACGTGCGCCGGCGTCTGGGCGAGGAGCCGCCGGCCTACGCCGCGCCCGGCCTGGAGCCGATCCTGCGGGAGACCTTCGGCGTCATGGTCTACCAGGAGGACGTGATCCGCGTGGCCCACGAGTTCGTCGGCCTCACCCTCGGCGAGGCGGACCTCCTGCGCCGGGCCATGAGCGGAAAGTACCGGGGCCGGCGCGAGATGGAGGCCCTCGCGGGGGCCTTCTTCGAGAAGGGGCGCGCGAGGGGCCTTTCGGAGGAGACGCTCGAGGAGCTGTGGGGACAGATCCGGTCCTTCGCGGGCTACGCCTTCTGCAAGGCGCATTCGGCGTCCTTCGCCCAGCTCTCCTACCAGGTGGCCTTCCTCAAGGCCCACCACCCCGCCGAGTTCTTCGCCGCCCTGATCAACAACCAGGGGGGCTTCTACGGGACCGCGGCCTACGTGGAGGAGGCTCGGCGCTGGGGTCTTTCCATCCTCCCCCCCGACGTGAACGCTTCGGAAATGGACTTCGCCGGAAAGGGCGACCTGCTCCGGTGCGGATTCTTCACCCTCCGGGGCCTCCGGCCCTCGGCCCTGGACGCCCTCTTCGAGGAGCGCGGCGAGGGGCCCTACCGCTCCTTCGAGGACCTGCGCGCGCGCCTGCGCCGCCGGGTGAGCCCCGCGGAGATGGAGGGGCTCGTGCGGGCGGGGGCGTGCGACTCCTTCGGGACCAGTCGCGGCGCCCTGTTGGCGAACCTTCGCTCCGCCGCCTTGTCCCTTCCGCCTTCCGCTTTCCGCCTTCCGCCTTCCGCCTTCGGCCTCTCCCTCGCCGAGACGCTCTCCGGGGAAGTCCGCGCGCTGGGGTACGCCGTCACCGCCCACCCGCTGACGCCCATGATGGACTGGGCGGCCGCGCGCGACTACGTGAACGCGAAAGAGCTGGGGGACCGCGCGGGAGAGCGCATCCGCGTCTGGGGCCAGGCCATCGTCTACAAGCGCATCCCCACGCGGAAAACCGGTGAGGCCATGGCGTTCGTGACCCTCGAGGACCCCACGGGCCTCGCGGAGGTCTCCTTCTTTCCCAAGGCCTACCGGCGCTTCGGCGATCTCATCACCTCGGGGCGGCCCCTCGTGGTCGAGGGCGTGGTGGACGCGGGCCGCGGGAGCCCCACCCTCACGGTGGAGAAGGCCTGGGCCGTGCGGGGCGTGGCCGTGCGCCGGGCCGTCGCCGAGCCCGCCGAGGCCGAGGGAGCGGCGTAA